In Leishmania donovani BPK282A1 complete genome, chromosome 35, the following are encoded in one genomic region:
- a CDS encoding ATP-dependent RNA helicase-like protein, producing the protein MGYPDAAPTIESGLPSKLTGVAQSDQASPAPMAAPGPRGATLGPTDNKQPFLAAAPTGAPPPPPPSSLGHAPMPRPSGPLVFPPSTHTSIPSQAAAASSARSAPSKLSAPPQWTSAAPSSVPLPHSAQARRADPTQPGSAFMRTQNRPPAPFLAGVAKSQGRLPTPQTPLYQHPPVAPVSSRGTFNEAAEPATAVAAAPLPQSQPHAGIPPPVPRSQLAGMPTPLSQSSGATSPSAAAPFSAPSPKAAGSLLSPPLPSQQRRSNSQRLPYPLPQPLSQQTASARSSVPPPAPMSANTASPFRPTPTSPLPAVAAAPVVDTPATTTPTVTPISAAAPAGASDSAPAAASLPTDICLALQQMSIHARIAPYPPPPSTATEAAAATPTPAAASSSAGSPIKKLQQLMQQPQARLNYYAALPPRVAVQREQDRYGRGNRAQRMNYRQPPPPHHQQRHLPSAPPQQTKATPLAHVADIDPAVAKRFQDEYAQQNDNENIGDDLRAQQATKMGTIGTLDEELCLSLIETHDVTFVVTDTGTGKSTRIPMALHKAHPDALVVNAQPRRTAAINLAQRVAEVLDAELGEEVGYSVRGEHIGDLGETKIMYVTTYSLFIYFLWHEFKEKLPFSYIIVDEFHERTPDVEVILLMLKLWLHKHPGAFKLVLCSATAQVEEWQSFFDGLTVGTYARSPIMYPVQEYFIEDLQRLTGIRTAPILPQDSNNMVTSEQMHQLILVCKQLLEYLAKNTATQDSVLVFMPGRTQVELMTTWIRENLEESLEPIAWYRDVELSLIQEALARPAVTRKKVYVATDIAEVSLTLPDVVFVIDSGTGKRPQVSEKEKTSYAFPPLRLLWETTSNAQQRRGRVGRVQQGFYFSLLSRDHHKALRESDNRIKNAVLTELVLHSLLITQKPFAFFQLCNEKPERGALAYSLHLLQDGGHIIRKDDPMADAERVSLDRQRTTHVMDSPWNALIEEALAAAPAAFSTASADAAKHSPATKEAAEGPSSSDEVGDKGYGDEEDSVEAANPEADTEADTEAFQQCYFMTLRGVIAARSPVSVAAATNVFFGLLYGTPTLSMLAAAIESSKSPFHVPYTVSDRMERAAMVRHVSNVMQRYHGSLQSDLICSMEVILEYMSMQRDGLSEEAQEEWCQERSLSRTRVVDTLNLFSQMKEQVSSVLPFPDVTDIDVLNAQFNQNAELLVLMLVASHTELAIQVQLDGPVAQRKGFVGHGMFFPLKCLKDESVPTVCPWDRTKISVPLSLQTIQRKVLAVFASQVEPDLFALVLLVFSYKLHYSVQDSGATPSFLMAVSHSGVRRTFQCDTLTAQQILQLRRIQCAQLRCMQLQVEERVKANESEKLSAVLKSANSDFGLPESAIKTPYLIPTVLQHGLKLLVSRLKGSPSYTAQRRGIAEFPPGTPYCKLAHGAELPPPVLQSVLIHSNNGLSVLQPAATAAAAATPLATVGVATGAVEHSDEAAVALAEAPSPAVESKSESDDDDDSDRSSDSAAHVPTFSYDI; encoded by the coding sequence ATGGGGTATCCGGATGCTGCTCCAACCATAGAATCCGGACTACCTTCCAAGTTGACGGGCGTAGCGCAGTCTGACCAAGCGTCACCAGCACCGATGGCTGCACCAGGTCCGCGAGGGGCAACACTGGGCCCCACTGACAACAAACAGCCTTTtctggcggctgcgccgacCGGCGcgccacccccgccgccgccgtcgtcactGGGTCACGCCCCCATGCCAAGGCCAAGTGGACCGTTAGTGTTTCCTccgagcacacacaccagcatCCCCTCTCAagctgcagcggcctccTCAGCGCGGTCTGCACCCTCTAAACTGTCGGCCCCACCACAGTGGACGAGTGCCGCGCCTTCTAGCGTCCCACTTCCGCATTCGGCACAAGCGCGCCGCGCAGACCCGACCCAACCGGGCTCCGCCTTCATGCGGACGCAGAAtcggccgccagcgccgttcCTAGCAGGCGTAGCGAAGTCGCAAGGCAGGCTGCCTACTCCTCAGACGCCCCTCTATCAACATCCGCCGGTGGCACCCGTGTCGAGTCGCGGGACTTTTAACGAGGCCGCAGAGCCAGCAAcagctgtcgctgctgctcctcttccgcaGTCACAACCGCACGCCGGTATACCTCCTCCGGTACCGCGGTCTCAGCTTGCTGGGATGCCGACTCCTCTCAGCCAGTCATCAGGTGCAACGTCCCCgtcggctgccgctcccTTCAGTGCCCCATCCCCAAAAGCTGCCGGGTCGCTCTtgtcgcctcctctgccgtcgcagcagcggagatCGAACTCTCAGCGCCTTCCGtatccgctgccgcagcctcTTTCACAGCAGACCGCCTCGGCGCGATCATCAGTGCCCCCTCCGGCTCCGATGTCAGCCAACACAGCATCTCCGTTTCGGCCCACACCAACCTCGCCACTgcccgctgtcgccgcggcacccGTTGTCGATACACCCGCTACGACAACCCCGACTGTCACGCCGatttccgctgctgcgccagccggCGCTTCTGATTCtgctcctgccgctgcatcccTACCCACGGATATTTGCTTAGCACTGCAGCAGATGAGCATTCACGCTCGCATAGCGCCGtatccaccaccaccgtcaaCTGCGACagaggccgctgccgcgacacCCACGCCCGCTGCGGCTTCGAGCTCCGCCGGCTCGCCTATAaagaagctgcagcagctcatgcagcagccgcaggcgcGGCTGAACTACTACGCCGCATTGCCGCCGCGTGTGGCAGTGCAGCGTGAGCAAGACCGCTACGGCAGGGGCAACCGAGCACAGAGGATGAACTACCGCcaaccaccgccaccgcaccaccagcagcgtcatctgccatcggcgccgccacagcagacCAAAGCGACTCCCCTCGCTCATGTCGCCGACATCGATCCGGCCGTTGCGAAGCGCTTCCAGGATGAGTACGCGCAGCAGAACGACAACGAGAACATCGGGGACGACTTGcgggcgcagcaggcgacgAAGATGGGCACGATTGGCACGCTAGATGAGGAACTGTGCCTGTCCCTGATTGAGACTCACGACGTCACGTTTGTCGTCACGGATACCGGTACGGGCAAGAGCACCCGTATCCCAATGGCCCTGCACAAGGCGCACCCGGATGCACTCGTCGTGAacgcgcagccgcgacgtACCGCTGCGATCAACCTTGCCCAGCGCGTCGCGGAGGTGCTTGACGCGGAGCTCGGTGAAGAGGTAGGCTACTCGGTGCGCGGAGAGCATATCGGCGACCTTGGTGAGACGAAGATAATGTACGTTACAACCTACTCCCTCTTTATCTACTTTCTGTGGCACGAGTTCAAAGAGAAGCTGCCGTTTTCCTACATCATTGTCGACGAGTTTCACGAGCGCACACCGGATGTGGAGGTCATTCTGCTGATGCTGAAGCTGTGGCTTCATAAACACCCGGGTGCCTTTAAGCTTGTCctgtgcagcgcgacggcgcaggtggAGGAGTGGCAGAGCTTCTTCGACGGCCTTACGGTCGGCACCTACGCCCGCTCCCCTATCATGTACCCCGTGCAGGAGTACTTCATCGAggacctgcagcgcctcacCGGCATCCGCACTGCACCGATTTTGCCGCAGGATAGCAACAACATGGTAACATCGGAGCAGATGCATCAGCTCATTCTAGTGTGCAAACAGCTGCTTGAGTACCTGGCTAAGAACACGGCGACGCAGGACAGCGTGCTCGTGTTCATGCCTGGCCGTACGCAAGTGGAGCTGATGACGACATGGATTCGCGAGAACCTGGAGGAGTCACTGGAGCCGATCGCGTGGTACCGCGACGTCGAGCTGTCTCTGATCCAGGAGGCCCTCGCGCGGCCTGCAGTAACCCGCAAGAAGGTCTACGTCGCCACAGACATCGCCGAGGTGAGCTTGACGCTGCCGGACGTGGTGTTTGTGATCGACTCCGGGACAGGCAAGCGGCCGCAGGTctcggagaaggagaagacaAGCTACGCTTTTCCGCCTCTTCGGCTGCTGTGGGAGACGACGTCgaacgcgcagcagcgccgcggccgtgtTGGTCGTGTGCAGCAGGGCTTCTACTTCAGCCTTCTCAGCCGCGACCACCacaaggcgctgcgcgaATCAGATAATCGCATCAAGAACGCTGTCCTCACTGAGCTCGTCCTTCACTCCCTGCTCATCACGCAAAAGCCGTTCGCCTTCTTCCAGCTGTGCAACGAGAAGCCAgagcgcggcgctctcgcctACAGCCTTCACCTGCTACAGGATGGCGGCCATATTATTCGCAAGGACGACCCCATGGCGGACGCGGAGCGGGTGTCGCTTGACCGCCAGCGCACGACGCACGTCATGGACTCGCCCTGGAATGCCCTCATCGAGGAGGCGCTTGCAGCGGCCCCGGCGGCCTTTTCTACTGCTTCTGCCGATGCGGCAAAACACTCCCCGGCTAcaaaggaggcggcagagggccccagcagcagtgaCGAGGTCGGCGACAAGGGCTACGGAGACGAAGAGGACTCTGTCGAGGCCGCGAATCCAGAGGCCGACACAGAGGCCGACACAGAGGCTTTCCAGCAGTGCTACTTCATGACCCTGCGGGGCGTCATCGCGGCCCGCTCGCCGGTGTCGGTCGCGGCTGCCACAAACGTTTTCTTCGGCCTACTGTACGGCACCCCGACGCTGAGCAtgctggcggccgccatcgAGTCTTCCAAGTCGCCGTTTCACGTGCCGTACACCGTCAGCGACCGCATGGAGCGCGCGGCGATGGTGCGTCACGTGTCGAACGTTATGCAGCGCTACCACGGCTCGCTGCAGAGTGATTTGATCTGCTCCATGGAGGTTATCCTCGAGTACATGAGCATGCAGCGCGACGGGCTgtccgaggaggcgcaggaggagtGGTGCCAGGAGCGCAGCCTGAGTCGCACTCGCGTCGTCGATACACTGAATTTGTTCTCGCAGATGAAGGAGCAGGTGAGCTCGGTGCTGCCGTTCCCGGACGTCACAGACATCGACGTACTCAATGCCCAGTTTAACCAGAACGCTGAGCTCCTTGTGCTCATGCTCGTGGCGTCGCACACAGAGCTGGCGATTCAGGTGCAGCTGGACGGCCCTGTCGCGCAGAGGAAGGGCTTTGTGGGACACGGTATGTTCTTCCCGCTCAAGTGTCTCAAGGACGAGTCGGTGCCGACCGTGTGCCCGTGGGACCGCACCAAGATTAGCGTGCCACTTTCTCTACAGACGATTCAGCGCAAAGTGCTCGCCGTGTTCGCCTCGCAGGTGGAACCAGACCTGTtcgcgctggtgctgctcgtctTCTCTTACAAGCTCCACTACTCGGTTCaggacagcggcgccaccccgTCGTTCCTGATGGCCGTCAGCCACTCTGGTGTGCGCCGCACCTTTCAGTGCGACACCCTCACCGCACAGCAGattctgcagctgcgccgcattcAGTGCGCCCAGCTGCGGTGcatgcagctgcaggtggagGAACGCGTGAAGGCGAATGAGAGCGAGAAGCTCAGTGCCGTGCTGAAGAGCGCCAACAGTGACTTTGGATTACCGGAGAGTGCCATAAAGACGCCCTACCTCATTCCTacagtgctgcagcacggcctgAAGCTGCTCGTGAGCCGACTGAAGGGCTCACCTTCTTACACGGCTCAGCGACGCGGCATCGCGGAGTTCCCGCCCGGTACGCCGTACTGCAAGCTCGCTCAcggcgcggagctgccgccgccggtgctgcagtcGGTGCTCATCCACAGCAACAATGGCCTCTccgtgctgcagccggcagcaacggcggcagccgcagcgacccCCTTGGCGACAGTCGGCGTAGCGACGGGTGCGGTGGAGCATAGCGACGAggcagccgtcgcgctgGCGGAAGCGCCTTCTCCGGCAGTGGAAAGTAAGTCGGAaagcgatgacgacgatgatagcgaccgcagcagcgactctgCTGCACATGTGCCAACGTTCAGCTATGACATTTAG
- a CDS encoding protein kinase, putative: MITSRGKASGHVKPASPASAKDAAPFFAAAPTAVTASKTSYSSNDGHNPLINDLLKDLDKNSFPEDVHGAGHVQEQNVSNANSFSNFDLQLRRPSEESAASCRSSARNRDKTATDILCKTGQHFVHAMRMHKLEDFFCPAHGESAEDVLRRQLRKKDQEEVEAVVLTLVELLEEVRKARSQLVPLAGSLSLLDTSGRKRTSFNSMHSAVSTASLMRPPVHETNQLAMAYDQQGNRMINCYRVIANLGRGAYGKVKLGVDTNTGQMVAIKIIDKKLLKRIGGLGSSNQEAALKREIAIMKKVRHRNCVSLYEVIDDPDSHILYLIMEYVPNGPVVRLKPQELSSTALESIEAGIPLNGEVCNKALIRCAVRQSANGDTASLTDAEINSNPTIFLCKPLSQHICALYLRQLVSGLRYMHKRNLVHHDIKPDNILVGTNHHVFLSDFGVSEILSTRHEVKNAVKKNRGSMSDDLISEHSFESDGSDSTNDDGAGSKPRLGGGTLLFTAPELFDSSVNKKLLDPHLTDVWALGVTLYCMLVGMSPFFGNTYADVRANILTQRYPWCGKTIYGTPLAAEWRVVLNGLLAKNPNNRWSLARLKSFLDQHSFQYAMRQSAFLEASTRTRSLTSVDGDASPSTSTAQRAAGLAASSTGTFAKGLKLPLACSSVAKDKNASIPLPRVVSSPRAVSALSMEAGSAARSFLWDLGVSEKEVRGATRTVKVEVVRQTTVLSAHTRTIVRRYVEWIRACMHARNFIPLGCAPPLSRKSHAGSLVSMQMCADANKSSKTLTASREKAHVTHVPVLAVAARCHRTSEAGPIGTRSSLFPARRSPHSPAGDTRKGRQRSGSRSSNDGGGRALTRGSLESRASDGRLQSLDAALSIVNLQSTFDEHSLTFSLTSSSASSQASFSSQHGHSGQQPGRETRTNNGILAGNLATPSEDTPAPRNGMADKVSWCNAQMPSTVAQTMVPSSATPSSIAEEDSRKRVGAKGSKSRFQQFMRRKKTPSGASVSDDLTSYQSTFAPKSNSAVSPLLDSVLCSGISGLGDSNSAGCCSTHHNPKTVSTTDRCLAAPPDEHLSVVQSPGSVGNKHPVGPMQERLSDGKLAVLALTSFEQVPHVTVSKRLSSVFRK, encoded by the coding sequence ATGATCACCTCACGAGGCAAGGCGAGTGGCCATGTCAAGCCGGCTTCGCCGGCCTCGGCGAAGGATGCAGCCCCAttcttcgctgccgcccctACGGCAGTCACCGCCTCCAAAACATCTTACTCGAGCAACGATGGGCACAACCCCCTCATCAATGATCTATTAAAGGATCTTGACAAGAACTCTTTTCCTGAGGACGTCCACGGTGCTGGCCACGTGCAAGAGCAGAATGTCAGCAATGCTAATAGCTTTTCGAACTTCGACCtacagctgcggcggcccaGCGAGGAATCGGCGGCGAGTTGCCGTAGCAGCGCCCGAAACCGTGACAAGACAGCCACGGATATTCTCTGCAAGACTGGTCAGCACTTTGTGCACGCCATGCGGATGCACAAACTGGAGGATTTCTTCTGCCCTGCTCACGGTGAGAGCGCCGAGGACGTGCTGCGACGCCAGCTGCGCAAGAAAGATcaagaggaggtggaggcagTGGTGCTCACGTTAGtggagctgctcgaggaggtgcgcaagGCAAGGAGCCAATTAGTGCCGCTCGCCGGCTCGCTCTCGTTGCTCGACACGTCGGGGCGAAAGCGTACCTCCTTCAATAGCATGCACTCCGCAGTGAGCACGGCTAGCCTCATGCGGCCACCGGTGCATGAGACGAATCAGCTCGCCATGGCGTACGATCAGCAGGGAAACCGCATGATAAACTGCTATAGGGTGATCGCGAATCTAGGACGTGGCGCGTACGGCAAAGTGAAGCTTGGAGTCGACACCAACACCGGCCAGATGGTAGCCATCAAAATAATTGACAAGAAGCTTCTCAAGAGGATCGGTGGCctgggcagcagcaaccaggaggcggcgctgaagcgcgAGATCGCCATCATGAAGAAAGTGCGCCACCGGAACTGCGTATCTCTATACGAGGTTATCGACGACCCGGATTCGCACATACTCTACCTAATTATGGAGTATGTGCCAAACGGGCCCGTTGTTCGGCTGAAACCGCAGGAGCTCAGCAGCACTGCTCTGGAGTCTATCGAGGCCGGCATTCCGCTGAACGGCGAGGTCTGCAACAAGGCCCTGATACGTTGTGCGGTGCGGCAGTCCGCCAACGGCGATACTGCGTCCCTCACCGACGCGGAGATCAACAGTAATCCGACGATTTTCCTGTGTAAGCCACTTAGCCAGCACATCTGTGCGCTGTACCTGCGCCAACTTGTGAGTGGACTGCGATATATGCACAAGCGAAACCTCGTTCACCACGACATCAAGCCGGACAATATATTGGTTGGCACCAACCATCACGTTTTTCTCAGCGACTTCGGTGTTAGCGAGATCCTCTCCACTCGGCATGAGGTGAAAAATGCTGTGAAGAAAAACCGTGGCAGCATGAGCGACGACCTCATTAGCGAACACTCCTTCGAATCCGACGGTAGTGATTCGACCAATGATGATGGCGCTGGCAGCAAACCTCGCCTGGGCGGTGGCACGCTCCTCTTCACCGCGCCGGAGCTGTTTGACAGCTCGGTGAATAAAAAATTGCTGGATCCCCACCTGACCGACGTCTGGGCGCTCGGCGTCACGCTCTACTGCATGCTAGTTGGCATGTCCCCGTTTTTTGGTAACACGTACGCCGATGTGCGCGCAAACATCCTGACGCAGAGGTACCCGTGGTGCGGCAAGACGATTTACGggacgccgctggcggcggagTGGCGGGTCGTGCTGAACGGGCTGCTGGCCAAGAACCCGAACAATCGCTGGTCGCTGGCGCGGCTCAAGTCGTTCCTCGACCAGCACAGCTTCCAGTACGCCATGCGGCAGAGTGCGTTCCTCGAGGCATCGACGCGGACTCGTTCCTTGACCTCTGTGGACGGCGACGCATCCCCCTCCACTTCCacagcgcagcgcgccgccggcttGGCAGCGTCGTCGACCGGGACGTTTGCCAAGGGACTCAAGCTGCCGCTCGCGTGTAGTTCAGTGGCGAAGGACAAGAACGCCTCtatccctctccctcgcgtGGTTTCTTCTCCTAGGGCCGTTTCCGCCTTGTCAATGGAGgcgggcagcgctgctcgcaGCTTCCTGTGGGACCTTGGCGTCTCGGAGAAGGAGGTACGAGGTGCCACGCGAACGGTGAAGGtcgaggtggtgcggcagaCGACCGTCCTctcggcgcacacgcgcaccatTGTGCGCCGCTACGTCGAATGGATtcgcgcatgcatgcacgctCGGAACTTCATTCCACTGGGCTGCGCGCCCCCTTTAAGCAGAAAGTCGCACGCCGGCTCCCTGGTCTCCATGCAGATGTGCGCTGACGCCAACAAGAGCAGCAAGACGTTGACCGCCAGCCGCGAAAAGGCACATGTGACGCACGTCCCTGTCCTCGCTGTGGCGGCAAGGTGCCACCGAACCAGCGAGGCCGGCCCCATAGGCACTAGATCTTCCTTGTTTCCTGCGCGGAGGAGCCCCCATTCACCGGCGGGAGATACTCGCAAGGGGAGGCAacggagcggcagccgcagcagcaatgacggcggtggccgcgcgcTCACTCGCGGCAGCCTGGAAAGCCGCGCCTCGGACGGCAGATTACAGTCGCTGGATGCTGCCCTCTCAATAGTGAACTTGCAAAGCACCTTCGATGAGCACTCCCTCACCTTTAGCTTGACGTCATCGAGTGCCTCCTCGCAGGCTTCCTTTTCGTCGCAGCACGGACACAGTGGGCAGCAACCTGGCAGGGAAACCCGCACCAATAACGGCATCCTGGCGGGCAACTTGGCAACTCCGAGCGAGGATACGCCGGCGCCCAGAAACGGGATGGCCGACAAAGTCAGTTGGTGTAATGCACAGATGCCATCGACGGTCGCGCAGACGATGGTGCCCAGCAGCGCGACGCCTTCATCTAttgcggaggaggacagccGAAAAAGGGTGGGCGCAAAAGGCAGCAAGAGCCGGTTCCAGCAATTCATGCGCCGCAAGAAAACACCGagcggcgcctccgtcaGTGATGACCTCACCTCTTACCAATCCACGTTTGCACCCAAGTCAAATTCTGCGGTGTCGCCGCTACTCGATTCGGTTCTCTGTAGTGGCATCAGCGGCTTGGGAGACAGCAACTCAGCTGGGTGCTGTAGTACACACCATAACCCGAAGACTGTCAGCACGACTGACCGTTGTCTTGCCGCGCCACCAGACGAGCACCTCTCGGTGGTGCAGTCTCCAGGCTCGGTGGGCAACAAACACCCTGTAGGGCCGATGCAGGAGCGCCTTTCTGACGGTAAACTGGCTGTTCTGGCCTTGACATCCTTTGAGCAGGTGCCGCACGTCACAGTCTCGAAGCGGCTTTCCTCCGTTTTTCGGAAATGA